A single window of Ananas comosus cultivar F153 linkage group 19, ASM154086v1, whole genome shotgun sequence DNA harbors:
- the LOC109725205 gene encoding GPI-anchored protein LLG1-like codes for MGSSNGASTQALLFFLLFFFIGFASATSISGDVFQSHGSTGRSLLQAKKSCPVNFEFLNYTIITSKCKGPQYPASLCCSAFKEFACPYSDELNDGTNDCASTMFSYINLYGKYPPGLFASECREGKEGLSCPPELSQSQKAVNANAARKGRRIDSFPVVVISFLGFLMAFSMY; via the exons atgggttCGAGCAATGGCGCCTCAACGCAGGcgcttctctttttccttctcttcttcttcatcggaTTCGCCTCCGCCACTTCCATCTCCG GTGATGTGTTCCAATCTCACGGATCCACTGGTCGGAGCCTCCTACAAGCCAAAAAGA GTTGCCCGGTGAATTTCGAGTTCCTCAACTACACCATTATAACAAGCAAATGCAAGGGCCCACAGTACCCGGCCTCGTTGTGTTGTTCCGCCTTCAAGGAATTCGCGTGCCCATACTCCGATGAGTTAAACGACGGCACGAACGACTGCGCCTCGACGATGTTCAGCTACATAAACTTATATGGGAAGTACCCTCCGGGCCTTTTCGCGAGCGAGTgtagagaaggaaaagaagggctCTCGTGCCCTCCCGAGCTCTCTCAGTCGCAGAAGGCCGTTAATGCCAATGCTGCTCGTAAAGGTCGGAGAATCGACAGCTTCCCTGTCGTCGTCATCTCCTTCTTAGGGTTCTTAATGGCCTTCTCGATGTACTAA